The proteins below are encoded in one region of Tomitella fengzijianii:
- a CDS encoding SDR family oxidoreductase, with protein MGILEGRVAVITGAGRGIGREHALLFAREGARVVVNDVGGANDGSGADAGPAQQVVDEIRAAGGQAVANAGSVVSWADAAAAVDQAVDEFGRLDILVNNAGILRDAFIAGMDEDQWDAVLAVHLKGHAGMLHHAAAYWKKQTKAGEPVDAAVVNTASASGTFMPNAGQANYGAAKAGIAALTLVAADELDRYGVRVNAIAPIARTRLTLATPGMGALFAQEVPAGEFDAFDPANISPVVAHLASQKCSLTGKVFAVQGGAISELAGWHDVSTIEADGPWELDDLAARLG; from the coding sequence ATGGGAATCCTTGAAGGACGGGTAGCCGTCATCACCGGCGCGGGCCGCGGCATCGGCCGCGAGCACGCGCTGCTGTTCGCCCGCGAGGGGGCGCGGGTCGTCGTCAACGACGTCGGCGGCGCCAACGACGGCTCGGGGGCCGACGCGGGGCCGGCGCAGCAGGTGGTCGACGAGATCCGGGCCGCGGGCGGGCAGGCCGTGGCGAACGCGGGCAGCGTCGTCTCGTGGGCGGACGCGGCGGCGGCGGTCGACCAGGCGGTCGACGAGTTCGGCCGGCTCGACATCCTCGTCAACAACGCCGGGATCCTGCGCGACGCGTTCATCGCGGGAATGGACGAGGATCAGTGGGACGCGGTGCTGGCCGTGCACCTCAAAGGGCACGCCGGCATGCTGCACCACGCGGCCGCCTATTGGAAGAAGCAGACGAAGGCGGGCGAGCCCGTGGACGCGGCGGTCGTCAACACCGCGTCCGCGTCGGGGACGTTCATGCCCAACGCGGGGCAGGCGAACTACGGCGCGGCGAAGGCCGGAATCGCCGCCCTCACGCTGGTCGCGGCCGACGAGCTGGACCGCTACGGGGTGCGCGTCAACGCGATCGCGCCCATCGCGCGCACGCGGCTGACGCTGGCGACGCCGGGCATGGGCGCGCTGTTCGCCCAGGAGGTGCCCGCCGGCGAATTCGACGCGTTCGACCCCGCCAACATCTCCCCGGTCGTCGCGCACCTGGCGTCGCAGAAGTGCTCTCTGACAGGCAAGGTGTTCGCGGTGCAGGGCGGCGCCATCTCGGAACTCGCGGGCTGGCACGACGTCTCGACCATCGAGGCGGACGGCCCGTGGGAGCTCGACGACCTCGCAGCAAGGCTCGGGTGA
- a CDS encoding acyl-CoA dehydrogenase yields the protein MAAERRHAAYELGLGLAQEHTDLAESVRAFAERTITTDGVRAALEAPAEEKFPRYWRDLAELDLLGLHVPEERGGAGGGLLTAAVAIEALGRTVAPGPYIPTVLASAVLAAADDKAGIDLLPGLISGERTGAVALGPAVAGAAGITGRRDADGLVLDGALDAVLGAAAADVVIVPVTMTDGREGAVGEDSGDAVWVAVDGPQLRRTEQDGVDLLRRSARIEAAGLRVPESRVLAAPVPGRVRAIATVVLGAEALGVLSWCVSTASGYAMTREQFGRPIGKFQAVKHTCARMGIALEKARATLWDAARALDGGDADAVFAADIAATVVPDAAVAVAQQCIQVHGGIGFTWEHDAHLYYRRALAIRGVLGTREERAGRVAAAALAGTRRECALELPAEADALRGPIAAALREIAAIDDEDEQLVALGDGGWVQPHLPRPYGRGSGPLEQVVIAEEIGTAGIAMPQLLMGGWAVQAIVAHGTERQKRELVVPTLRGEVVWCQLFSEPGAGSDLASLTTRAVRVDGGWEITGQKIWTTVAQFAQWAMLIARTDPSAPKHEGITYFVLDMSAPGVTVRPLREMTGSALFNEVFLDRVFIPDSDVVGAVDDGWHVARTTLAGERVALSQKMEAYATDADLLAFARGRTLTPVGRHELGELVAESQAVDLLGVRAVLGQLSGADVSTTSSVGKLLAMGLGQSIAEYVVAQLGPAGAVTVPGMPSDKAIEQLIAGRATTIYGGTTEVQLNVIAERMLGLPRD from the coding sequence ATGGCCGCAGAACGCAGGCACGCCGCGTACGAGCTGGGGCTGGGCCTCGCGCAGGAGCACACCGACCTCGCGGAATCGGTCCGCGCCTTCGCCGAGCGCACCATCACCACCGACGGGGTGCGGGCGGCGCTGGAGGCCCCCGCGGAGGAGAAGTTCCCGCGGTACTGGCGGGACCTGGCCGAGCTGGACCTGCTGGGCCTGCACGTGCCCGAGGAGCGCGGAGGCGCCGGGGGCGGGCTGCTCACGGCCGCAGTGGCGATCGAGGCGCTCGGGCGCACCGTCGCGCCGGGTCCGTACATCCCCACGGTGCTGGCGTCGGCGGTGCTCGCCGCCGCCGACGACAAGGCGGGGATAGACCTGCTGCCGGGCCTGATCTCGGGGGAACGCACGGGCGCGGTGGCGCTGGGGCCGGCCGTCGCGGGGGCCGCAGGGATCACGGGCCGCCGCGACGCGGACGGGCTGGTGCTGGACGGGGCCCTCGACGCGGTGCTCGGTGCCGCCGCGGCCGACGTGGTGATCGTGCCCGTGACGATGACCGACGGCAGGGAAGGCGCCGTCGGGGAGGACTCCGGGGATGCGGTGTGGGTCGCGGTCGACGGCCCGCAGCTGCGGCGCACCGAGCAGGACGGGGTGGACCTGCTGCGCCGATCGGCGCGGATCGAGGCCGCCGGTCTGCGGGTGCCGGAGTCCCGCGTGCTGGCGGCGCCGGTTCCGGGCCGAGTGCGTGCCATCGCGACGGTCGTGCTCGGCGCCGAGGCGCTGGGCGTGCTGTCGTGGTGCGTGTCCACGGCGTCCGGGTACGCCATGACGCGGGAACAGTTCGGGCGCCCCATCGGGAAGTTCCAGGCGGTCAAGCACACCTGCGCGCGGATGGGCATCGCGCTGGAGAAGGCCCGCGCGACGCTGTGGGACGCCGCCCGCGCGCTCGACGGCGGCGACGCCGATGCCGTCTTCGCCGCCGACATCGCCGCCACCGTGGTGCCCGATGCGGCGGTGGCGGTGGCGCAGCAGTGCATCCAGGTCCACGGGGGCATCGGCTTCACCTGGGAGCACGACGCGCACCTGTACTACCGACGGGCGCTGGCGATCCGCGGCGTCCTGGGCACCCGCGAGGAACGCGCGGGCCGGGTGGCCGCGGCCGCGCTGGCCGGGACCCGCCGCGAGTGCGCGCTGGAGCTTCCGGCCGAGGCCGACGCTCTGCGCGGGCCCATCGCCGCCGCGTTGCGGGAGATCGCCGCGATCGACGACGAGGACGAGCAGCTCGTCGCGCTCGGCGACGGCGGTTGGGTGCAGCCGCACCTGCCGCGGCCGTACGGGCGCGGGTCGGGGCCCCTCGAACAGGTCGTCATCGCCGAGGAGATCGGTACGGCGGGCATCGCCATGCCGCAGCTGCTCATGGGCGGCTGGGCCGTCCAGGCGATCGTCGCGCACGGCACCGAGCGGCAGAAGCGCGAGCTGGTCGTGCCGACGCTGCGCGGGGAAGTGGTGTGGTGCCAGCTGTTCAGCGAGCCGGGCGCCGGTTCCGACCTGGCGTCCCTGACCACCCGGGCGGTGCGGGTCGACGGCGGCTGGGAGATCACCGGCCAGAAGATCTGGACCACCGTCGCCCAGTTCGCGCAGTGGGCCATGCTCATCGCACGGACGGACCCGTCGGCGCCCAAGCACGAGGGCATCACCTACTTCGTGCTCGACATGTCCGCACCCGGTGTGACGGTGCGGCCGCTGCGCGAGATGACCGGCTCAGCGCTGTTCAACGAAGTGTTCCTGGATCGCGTGTTCATCCCGGACTCGGACGTGGTGGGGGCGGTGGACGACGGCTGGCACGTCGCGCGCACGACCCTCGCCGGCGAACGTGTGGCGCTGAGTCAGAAGATGGAGGCCTACGCCACCGACGCCGATCTGCTGGCCTTCGCGCGCGGCCGCACGCTCACCCCGGTGGGCCGCCACGAACTCGGTGAGCTGGTGGCCGAGAGCCAGGCGGTGGACCTGCTGGGCGTGCGCGCGGTCCTGGGACAGCTCTCCGGCGCGGACGTGAGCACCACGTCGAGTGTGGGCAAGCTGCTCGCGATGGGGCTGGGCCAGTCGATCGCCGAGTACGTGGTGGCGCAGCTCGGACCGGCCGGAGCGGTGACGGTGCCGGGCATGCCCAGCGACAAGGCGATCGAGCAGTTGATCGCGGGGCGGGCCACCACCATCTACGGCGGCACCACCGAGGTGCAGCTCAACGTGATCGCCGAGCGGATGCTGGGCCTGCCGCGGGACTGA
- a CDS encoding glycine-rich protein: protein MKHRTGAGVAGLTLAGAYVLAVPALAGAAPALPDECTSDGDGTVTCTYTFTGGEQTFAVPDGIANVDVTAIGGHGMSGWRGGAGGRGARVSGIIDTAQVETLYIEVGGDGGHGNQTAGGWNGGGDGGYDGGGGGGATDVRTVSRTESDSGTLGSRVIIAAGGGGGGACVHSGPGGDAGHGAPGGGGAGTESAGGAGGSAAASPGTRGAGGVGDYGSYCDGGGGGGGGLFGGGGGGESAGGGGGSSLVPTGGNAPAPTDDAASVTIVYSTDDCTGSLCTLFGSLSDSLGT from the coding sequence ATGAAACACCGCACAGGGGCCGGCGTCGCGGGCCTCACCCTGGCCGGCGCCTACGTTCTGGCCGTACCGGCGCTGGCCGGCGCCGCCCCCGCCCTGCCCGACGAGTGCACAAGCGACGGGGACGGCACGGTCACCTGCACCTACACCTTCACCGGCGGCGAGCAGACCTTCGCGGTCCCCGACGGCATCGCGAACGTCGACGTCACCGCGATCGGCGGTCACGGAATGTCCGGCTGGAGAGGCGGCGCCGGGGGCCGTGGTGCGCGGGTGTCCGGAATCATCGACACCGCGCAGGTGGAGACGCTATACATCGAGGTCGGCGGGGACGGCGGCCACGGGAATCAGACGGCTGGAGGCTGGAACGGCGGAGGCGACGGCGGCTACGACGGCGGGGGCGGTGGCGGGGCGACGGACGTCCGTACCGTCAGCCGCACGGAATCGGATTCCGGCACCCTCGGTTCGCGGGTCATCATCGCGGCGGGTGGCGGAGGCGGCGGCGCCTGCGTCCACTCCGGCCCCGGCGGCGACGCCGGGCACGGCGCCCCCGGTGGCGGCGGCGCCGGTACTGAATCCGCGGGCGGCGCAGGCGGCTCCGCCGCAGCGTCCCCCGGAACGCGAGGGGCCGGCGGCGTCGGCGACTACGGATCCTACTGCGACGGCGGCGGCGGTGGCGGCGGCGGACTGTTCGGTGGTGGCGGCGGCGGCGAAAGCGCCGGCGGCGGCGGCGGTTCCTCACTGGTCCCCACCGGTGGCAACGCCCCTGCACCGACCGATGACGCCGCCTCGGTCACCATCGTCTACTCCACGGACGACTGCACCGGATCCTTGTGCACGCTGTTCGGCAGCCTCAGCGATTCACTCGGAACGTAA
- a CDS encoding lipase family protein produces the protein MSAAPTPAAAQAEAIAQAEAIAQLAPGALLSNPVEIDPSAAGGTLWIPGTARAWKVEYRTTTSGEKPAVSTGMVYVPQGQAPEGGWPVVSWAHGTTGLGDSCAPSGTGWSQRDLDYLAHWMGQGYAVVATDYAGLGTPGGMPYLDGKVEAHNVVDMVTAGRNVAGADLSREWVVIGQSQGGGAAITTARYADEYGGPDLDYRGAVGTGVPAYIENIVAIAGPGMPPIALPKGMTAYGLYILAGLDTAHPDLDIPSVLTDQGRALLEQAKVQCLHDFEQTAAGTVLGSLFTAPLSSLPDFHRVLFDYMKMPEDGFGQPFFIGQGLKDTDIIMPSTLIYAETLRRNGQPLTFRAYPTDHSGTMAASLPDSTPFVRSLFDGNPPAPSFGSAE, from the coding sequence GTGTCCGCCGCGCCGACGCCGGCGGCCGCGCAGGCAGAGGCGATCGCGCAGGCAGAGGCGATCGCACAGCTCGCGCCGGGCGCGCTCCTGTCCAACCCCGTCGAAATCGACCCGTCCGCCGCGGGCGGAACGCTGTGGATCCCCGGCACGGCGCGGGCCTGGAAGGTCGAGTACCGCACCACGACGTCCGGGGAGAAGCCCGCAGTCAGCACCGGCATGGTGTACGTGCCGCAGGGCCAGGCGCCGGAGGGCGGCTGGCCGGTGGTCTCGTGGGCGCACGGCACCACGGGCCTCGGCGATTCCTGCGCGCCGTCCGGCACCGGATGGTCCCAGCGCGACCTGGACTACCTGGCGCACTGGATGGGCCAGGGCTACGCGGTGGTCGCCACCGATTACGCGGGCCTCGGCACGCCCGGCGGCATGCCCTACCTGGACGGCAAGGTGGAGGCGCACAACGTCGTCGACATGGTCACCGCGGGGCGCAACGTCGCCGGGGCGGACCTGTCGCGCGAGTGGGTGGTGATCGGCCAGTCGCAGGGCGGCGGCGCGGCCATCACCACAGCGCGCTACGCCGACGAGTACGGCGGGCCGGACCTGGACTACCGGGGCGCCGTCGGCACGGGCGTGCCGGCGTACATCGAGAACATCGTCGCGATCGCCGGCCCCGGCATGCCGCCGATCGCCCTGCCGAAGGGCATGACCGCGTACGGCCTCTACATTCTTGCGGGCCTCGACACCGCGCACCCCGACTTGGACATCCCCTCCGTGCTCACCGACCAGGGCCGCGCGCTGCTGGAGCAGGCCAAGGTGCAGTGCCTCCACGACTTCGAGCAGACCGCGGCCGGGACCGTCCTCGGTTCGCTGTTCACCGCGCCGTTGTCGTCGCTGCCGGACTTCCACCGGGTGCTGTTCGACTACATGAAGATGCCGGAGGACGGCTTCGGCCAGCCGTTCTTCATCGGCCAGGGGCTGAAGGACACCGACATCATCATGCCGTCGACGCTGATCTACGCGGAGACCCTGCGGCGCAACGGTCAGCCGCTCACCTTCCGCGCGTACCCCACCGACCACAGCGGCACCATGGCGGCGTCGCTGCCGGACAGCACGCCGTTCGTGCGGTCGCTGTTCGACGGGAACCCGCCCGCGCCGTCGTTCGGTTCGGCGGAATAG
- a CDS encoding TIGR03084 family metal-binding protein, translating to MLCDAGHVVDLEPVLADLDAEGEALDALVAGLEPGGWSTPTPAAGWTIAHQIGHLAWTDAASLTAATDEAGFHELVAAAWADPTGFVDVGAERWAQTAPGELLAAWRAGRSALTSALRDRPTGEKVPWFGPPMSPVSVATARIMETWAHGEDVADALGVTRAPSARLRHVAHIGVRTRDFAFAVHELPPPDTPFRVELTAPDGDGWAWGPEDAAQRITGPALDFCLLVTQRRHPDDLAVTADGDDARRWMTIAQAFAGAPGGGRPPLSAQPRREEAR from the coding sequence ATGCTGTGTGACGCTGGGCACGTGGTTGATCTCGAACCGGTCCTGGCGGACCTCGACGCGGAGGGCGAGGCGCTCGACGCGCTCGTCGCGGGCCTGGAACCCGGGGGGTGGTCCACTCCGACGCCGGCCGCAGGCTGGACCATCGCGCATCAGATCGGGCACCTCGCCTGGACGGACGCGGCATCGTTGACGGCCGCGACCGACGAGGCCGGATTCCACGAGCTCGTCGCGGCGGCCTGGGCGGACCCCACCGGATTCGTCGACGTGGGCGCGGAGCGGTGGGCGCAGACGGCCCCCGGGGAGCTGCTGGCGGCCTGGCGCGCGGGCCGGTCGGCGCTCACGAGCGCGCTGCGCGACAGGCCGACGGGGGAGAAGGTGCCGTGGTTCGGCCCGCCGATGAGTCCCGTGTCGGTGGCGACGGCCCGGATCATGGAGACGTGGGCCCACGGCGAGGACGTCGCCGACGCGCTGGGCGTGACCAGGGCGCCGTCGGCCCGGCTGCGGCACGTCGCCCACATCGGGGTCCGCACGCGCGACTTCGCCTTCGCCGTCCACGAGCTCCCGCCGCCGGACACGCCGTTCCGCGTGGAGCTCACCGCCCCCGACGGCGACGGCTGGGCGTGGGGGCCTGAGGACGCCGCACAGCGGATCACCGGGCCCGCCCTGGACTTCTGCCTGCTCGTCACCCAGCGGCGGCATCCCGACGACCTCGCCGTCACGGCGGACGGCGACGACGCGAGGAGATGGATGACGATCGCACAGGCCTTCGCGGGCGCACCTGGAGGCGGGCGTCCTCCGCTCTCCGCGCAGCCGCGGCGGGAGGAGGCCCGATGA
- the acuI gene encoding acrylyl-CoA reductase (NADPH), which yields MSADDTYPAYVVEEKGKPARLRRLTDADLPEGDVTVDVAYSSLNFKDGLAVTGKGPIARRLPMVCGIDLAGTVSASGSPQWKPGDEVVLTGWGLSETHPGGFTTRQRVRGEWLVARPDALTAEQSMAIGTAGLTAMLCVLELEGSGMTPGQGPVLVTGASGGVGSVAVAVLAKLGYEVVAATGRPESRAYLGDLGASSFVDRAELSEPGRPLQKERWAHAVDTVGSTTLVSVLSQIGYRGSVAACGLAGGNDLPATVLPFILRGVSLLGVDSVQCPTDVRAEAWKRLGADLPQDLLAQLTTARGFADIPRLAEDILAGRTRGRVVIDINR from the coding sequence ATGAGCGCGGACGACACCTATCCTGCGTACGTCGTCGAGGAGAAGGGCAAGCCCGCGCGGCTGCGGCGGCTGACCGATGCCGACCTGCCCGAGGGCGACGTGACGGTGGATGTCGCGTACTCGTCGTTGAACTTCAAGGACGGGCTGGCGGTGACGGGCAAGGGGCCGATCGCGCGCAGGCTGCCGATGGTGTGCGGGATCGACCTGGCCGGCACGGTGTCCGCCTCGGGGTCGCCGCAGTGGAAGCCGGGCGACGAGGTGGTGCTCACCGGGTGGGGGCTGTCCGAGACCCACCCGGGCGGCTTCACCACCCGCCAGCGTGTGCGCGGGGAGTGGCTGGTCGCCAGGCCCGACGCCCTCACCGCGGAGCAGTCGATGGCGATCGGGACCGCTGGACTGACCGCCATGCTCTGCGTGCTCGAACTCGAGGGTTCGGGAATGACTCCCGGCCAGGGTCCGGTGCTGGTCACCGGCGCTTCGGGCGGTGTGGGCAGCGTGGCCGTCGCGGTGCTCGCGAAGCTCGGCTACGAGGTGGTCGCCGCGACGGGCCGCCCCGAGTCCCGCGCGTACCTCGGCGACCTGGGCGCGTCGTCGTTCGTGGACCGCGCGGAACTGTCCGAGCCGGGCCGACCGTTGCAGAAGGAGCGGTGGGCGCACGCGGTGGACACGGTGGGCAGCACCACGCTGGTGTCGGTGCTCTCGCAGATCGGTTACCGGGGTTCGGTCGCCGCCTGCGGGCTCGCCGGCGGTAACGACCTGCCGGCGACCGTGCTGCCGTTCATCCTGCGCGGGGTGTCCCTGCTGGGCGTCGATTCGGTGCAGTGCCCCACCGACGTGCGCGCCGAGGCGTGGAAGAGGCTGGGCGCGGACCTCCCGCAGGACCTGCTGGCGCAGCTGACCACCGCGCGGGGATTCGCGGACATCCCGCGGCTCGCGGAGGACATTCTGGCGGGCCGGACGCGCGGTCGCGTGGTCATCGACATCAACCGGTGA
- a CDS encoding class I SAM-dependent methyltransferase codes for MDEGAGASGAAGAAGGAGALDWDGEHGAFWVREQEHQDAVLRPFVAPLLDAAGVDAGTAVLDVGCGCGATTRAAAERGAAPVMGLDLSSAMLARARELATAQGAGGVDFVQGDAQTHPFAPATFDAVISRFGVMFFDDPHAAFRGFARALRPGGTLAFVCWQSARRNPHISLPMRAIVAAFPEALPRDTPQPPFSMAEPDDVRELLEGTGFGDVGFEPIEQELRVGDDPDQVLAHYLSGPMARLLLEPQPAAEVEAVAKRIRGQLAEHAGSDGVHLGSAAWLVTARAR; via the coding sequence ATGGACGAAGGTGCAGGAGCTTCGGGAGCTGCAGGAGCTGCGGGCGGGGCGGGCGCGCTGGACTGGGACGGGGAGCACGGCGCGTTCTGGGTGCGAGAGCAGGAACACCAGGACGCGGTGCTGCGGCCGTTCGTCGCGCCCCTGCTCGACGCGGCCGGCGTCGACGCGGGCACGGCGGTGCTCGACGTGGGGTGCGGCTGCGGGGCCACGACGCGGGCGGCCGCCGAGCGCGGGGCGGCCCCGGTGATGGGGCTGGACCTTTCCTCGGCGATGCTCGCCCGTGCCCGCGAGCTGGCGACGGCGCAGGGGGCCGGGGGCGTGGACTTCGTGCAGGGAGACGCGCAGACGCACCCCTTCGCGCCGGCCACGTTCGACGCCGTGATCAGCCGCTTCGGCGTGATGTTCTTCGACGATCCGCACGCCGCGTTCCGCGGGTTCGCGCGGGCACTGCGCCCGGGCGGCACGCTGGCGTTCGTGTGCTGGCAGTCCGCCCGCCGCAATCCGCACATCTCCCTGCCGATGCGCGCCATCGTCGCCGCCTTCCCCGAGGCGCTTCCGCGGGACACGCCGCAGCCGCCGTTCAGCATGGCGGAGCCGGACGACGTCCGGGAACTGCTGGAAGGCACGGGGTTCGGCGATGTGGGATTCGAGCCCATCGAGCAGGAGTTGCGGGTGGGCGACGATCCCGACCAGGTGCTCGCGCACTACCTCTCGGGCCCGATGGCGCGCCTGCTGCTGGAACCGCAACCGGCTGCGGAGGTCGAGGCCGTGGCCAAACGCATCCGCGGGCAACTGGCCGAACACGCCGGGTCCGACGGCGTCCACCTGGGCTCGGCGGCGTGGCTGGTGACCGCCCGCGCCCGCTGA
- a CDS encoding DnaJ family domain-containing protein, which yields MTERKPAGTTVESWVERQIRVATERGDLDGLPGTGKPIPPSRTDDDMGWVRRKLEEEGLSTDALLPISLQLRREVDELPRTVADIDPRTPGAENEVRAHVAELNRRIAEWMRAPSPPMLPIGLVDADSAVARWRGGPGAADPADPGPAAPVPPAARTARPARKEARTAEVSDDPCTGGTAAPAPRVTVYWRPGCVFCQRLRAILWARRLRPAMINIRDDARAAAFVRSVADGNETVPTVVIDGVAHVNPAPRSVVAALRPG from the coding sequence ATGACCGAGCGCAAGCCGGCGGGTACGACGGTCGAATCGTGGGTGGAGCGGCAGATCCGCGTCGCGACCGAGCGCGGCGACCTCGACGGCCTGCCGGGGACCGGCAAGCCCATCCCCCCGTCGCGCACGGACGACGACATGGGCTGGGTACGCCGCAAACTCGAGGAGGAGGGCCTGTCCACCGACGCGCTGCTGCCGATCTCTCTGCAGCTGCGCCGGGAGGTCGACGAGCTCCCCCGCACCGTCGCGGACATCGACCCGCGCACACCCGGCGCGGAGAACGAGGTGCGCGCCCACGTCGCCGAGCTCAACCGGCGCATCGCGGAATGGATGCGCGCCCCGTCCCCGCCGATGCTGCCGATCGGCCTGGTGGACGCAGACAGTGCGGTGGCGCGGTGGCGCGGTGGCCCCGGGGCCGCCGATCCCGCCGACCCTGGTCCTGCCGCTCCTGTTCCACCCGCCGCGCGGACCGCCCGCCCGGCACGCAAGGAAGCGAGAACTGCAGAAGTGTCCGATGATCCCTGCACTGGCGGCACCGCCGCGCCCGCACCCCGGGTCACCGTGTACTGGCGCCCCGGTTGCGTTTTCTGTCAGCGCCTGCGGGCCATCCTGTGGGCCCGGCGGCTGCGGCCCGCGATGATCAACATCCGGGACGACGCCCGGGCCGCCGCCTTCGTCCGGTCCGTCGCCGACGGCAACGAGACCGTCCCCACCGTGGTGATCGACGGGGTCGCGCACGTCAACCCGGCACCCAGATCGGTGGTGGCCGCGCTACGGCCGGGCTGA